The Lycium barbarum isolate Lr01 chromosome 9, ASM1917538v2, whole genome shotgun sequence genome has a segment encoding these proteins:
- the LOC132609725 gene encoding protein RGF1 INDUCIBLE TRANSCRIPTION FACTOR 1-like has protein sequence MGAGGPDEEENNWPPWLKPLLKERFFVQCKLHADSHKSECNMYCLDCINGPLCSLCLTHHKDHMAIQIRRSSYHDVIRVNEIQKYLDISSVQTYIINSAKVVFLNERPQPRPGKGVTNTCQVCERSLLDSFKFCSLGCKVIGTSKNFVKKPRQLPAKRRLTAVASDSDDSYSSSSHGRYRRAINKVQSFIPSTPPPTSVNYRTAKRRKGIPHRAPMGGLLIEY, from the exons ATG GGAGCTGGAGGACCTGATGAAGAAGAAAATAATTGGCCACCATGGTTGAAGCCATTGCTTAAAGAAAGATTTTTTGTTCAATGCAAATTACATGCTGATTCTCATAAGAGTGAATGCAATATGTATTGCCTTGACTGTATCAATGGCCCTCTTTGCTCTCTTTGTTTAACCCATCACAAGGACCATATGGCCATTCAG ATAAGGAGGTCATCATACCATGATGTGATAAGGGTGAATGAGATTCAGAAGTATTTGGACATTTCTTCAGTCCAAACATACATTATCAACAGTGCTAAGGTTGTCTTCTTGAATGAAAGGCCACAGCCTAGGCCAGGCAAAGGTGTCACTAATACATGTCAAGTTTGTGAAAGGAGCCTTCTTGATTCCTTCAAATTCTGCTCTCTTGGTTGCAAG GTTATTGGGACCTCGAAAAACTTTGTTAAGAAGCCGAGGCAGTTACCCGCGAAGAGGCGGCTGACTGCGGTAGCATCAGACTCCGATGACTCGTATAGCAGCAGTAGCCACGGCCGGTACCGAAGAGCCATTAACAAGGTCCAAAGCTTTATTCCATCGACGCCCCCTCCAACTTCTGTTAATTACAGAACGGCCAAGCGAAGAAAGGGAATTCCACATAGAGCCCCAATGGGAGGACTACTCATAGAATATTAA